The following are encoded together in the Clostridium sp. BJN0013 genome:
- a CDS encoding sigma-70 family RNA polymerase sigma factor has translation MDKELERLMNCYGNDILRTAYIYLKDIHLAEDVFQDVFVKVYKNFHKFNGKSSEKTWILTITINTCRDILRSCWIKKVLRFDDTEYGIFNSTENLNDIEDTVIKNIEYEDVLKKVMDLPKKYKEVILLYYYQELSTSEISKILKIPEGTVRSRLYRARGILKYNIGGSIEYEG, from the coding sequence TTGGACAAAGAGCTGGAAAGGCTAATGAATTGTTATGGAAATGACATACTGCGAACTGCTTATATTTACCTTAAGGATATACACCTAGCAGAAGATGTCTTTCAAGATGTATTTGTAAAAGTTTATAAGAACTTTCATAAATTCAACGGCAAAAGCAGTGAAAAAACTTGGATACTTACTATAACTATAAACACCTGTAGAGATATACTTAGAAGTTGTTGGATAAAAAAAGTTCTACGATTTGATGATACTGAATATGGAATATTTAATTCTACAGAGAATTTAAATGACATAGAAGATACGGTAATTAAAAATATTGAATACGAAGATGTTTTAAAAAAGGTTATGGATTTGCCAAAAAAATACAAGGAAGTTATACTTTTGTATTATTATCAGGAGTTGTCCACCTCCGAAATAAGTAAAATTTTAAAGATACCTGAAGGTACTGTAAGAAGCAGACTTTATAGAGCAAGAGGAATATTAAAATATAATATAGGTGGTAGTATTGAATATGAAGGATAA